AATATACGAAGCTGCCAGCCTTAACAATTATCTGGTCCTTTAACAAAGTCTGGCCGTAGTAGAGTGTGCTGTTCATCGTCTTCGGACAGTGCGTAGGTAGCGAAGGCTGAATTAGTTTAGCTAACGAAGTTGGCTGCACGCCCTGTAGTGTGGCGCAGTGCAACCTATGAAGACAACCAGCTGGGCACTCATTCTTGAAACGAGTATCATTTGCAGAGATTGGAGTGATATCGCCCTTAGGTATCACTATGCACTATGTCTTGTTCCGCGACTGTCATTAGAACTGTGCTTTAGTGCGGGCTATATTTGCAATAGCTCTGTTATTTGAGAGAACGCGGCCCGCCATTGAAGTATCCGCATAATCGTGCAGCCTTTGTTTCAAATGGAGAGCTTCAATGAGGCTGTGGTCTGATGAACTGAGACATTCAACTGGTTCAGGTAAGGCAATCGTGAGGAGTCAAAAGAGATCAGGAGACGGCTTTCCAACCACGCAAGGTTGCTGTCCTCTTCTAGCCCATGTTTTTAAGACTATTCAGGTTTCTTGTCTACTCAATTCGTACATCGCTATGTCTTACACCGTCATACCCCTGCGTCTCTCCACTCTTTCTGTGTACTGACTCCCTCACATAGTCTTCTTCGATTGTCATGTCCGTGGTCTTTGTAATACCTTCCACACCCAACATCGATTCCTCGCTCGTATTGCGCGTACCGCCTACTGGTACCTTGATAGTCCCATTGCCCCCATTGAACGTGTAGAGCTCCATTTGTCCGTTCGAACGTGTTCTAGCTGTGCGACTAAACATCTTGCTGTTTTGGCCGCCAGGTGCGTAAGAAGCTGGGTAGCCTGGGCCAGAGCGGTCGTGCGAGGACGAAGTAAAGGCTCTGTTGAGGAGAGGGCGGAGGGCGGGTGCTGAAGCGGATGTTATAGCAGCGTTTATCTCGATTTGGGAAAGAAGGAGGATGAATATGTCGTCGTAAGGTGGGTCTTCTGTTACAGCGTATACCCAGAGGGCGTAGAGACGGACAATGGATGCTATAACTGCTACACCTCCGACCATGAAGACACCAAGGAGTGCAATGCGTTTCGCTCGTTGGAGTTTTAGCTGTCCGAAAGCTCGCATTGGCATGGCTAGGATGAAGATATCTGTGAGGATGTTGACAGAGGCCATCGCGAAATACGTCCTAGGAAGGTCGTTGCATCCTTTGGGAAAGGTAGGGACCCATGCTCTCCATGGCTCTTTCGCACCGCATTCGAAAGCCTGGATCAGTCAGCTTCGAGTTCGGGGGAATGCTGGGGTTTCGCGTATGAAATACGTTGACGAAAGTGACTGCGATGGTCTGAACAGTGACGAATATACTAACGGCGTATACAGCGTAGCGAAAATTCGTTTGTGTGAAGATCCGGTAGTAGAGTGCCAGTATGCTAGCTTTGACGAATAGCAACGCCCAAGGGTAAACTAGCTGATATGCATACCAGCGCTTGAACGTAGGGACCATAATGATTGAATGATCTAAATCGGCATTGTGTCGCCTTCGTTTTCCGTCAGTCGCCGTCAGTTTTTCTACTACGGGTATACATACCCAGTTCCCCAGCTGACAAGAAAACCATTCTGAATACCGAGTGAGATAGCGATCATCCACGCACATATCATGAACTTGTCGTCTAATCCTACATATCGTATGAAGGTGAGGCGACAGTACAGCCTAGCAGATAGTGAGCAAGTCTTGCGGCGAGTAAGTAAATCAAGGTTCCGAAAGATCGTACCTTAGCGCTACAGCGATTGTCGAGAACAATAGGAGAACTCCAGTGACGATCAGAAACATAGGCTGTCGCGAACCATTGTCCCAGGTGATACCATAGCCACGCGTGCTGCTTGTCATACTGTAGGAATCCACTCACATTCGAATCACGGGATTCACAAAGAGATCATGGCAACCTCTGGGCTATGAATAATTCTTGCTCCTCCTTAAGGCTTGACCCTCCGCGCCGCATAGCATCATGATCCAGCACTTGAGGCAGCTTCATCTTGTGaatccttcttcttattatcCTGCCGTGTGTCCAACAGGACCGCAGATGCATGAGTAAAGTCTCCTGGGGACGGCTTGCATCTCCGAGCCATCATTGGATAAGCAACACGAGCTAAACGCTGACGAAGGGCGAAGGATTCGCGCGTTCGGTGCAGTCATCCTGGTTGGAGTTGGTGCGGCTCTTTGCTTTGAACGGTCTACTATAGTTTCCCTCGGTTATCGCCTGGACGGCTCGACAACTCCCCCGTTCCCCAGCCGAGCCGGTACCCGGACGAACAAAGTGAGCTCTTAGACTCGATCTTCCGCGTGAAGATAGATGGATCTTCTTCGAAGTCTTGAGTGGTTGGTCGTATGTGCGTTAGCGCATCACCATACTGTAGGATGCCGGGCAATCAGAGTATGGCTTTGCGGTCGAAGAACGCATATTTGGTGGGCCGACAGCTCCGCAATAAAGGAACGCTCCGGTGTCCACCGCGCCATGATCCCGCAGGAGCTATGTGCCGTGTTTGCCTCTCCTCGCATCTCATCCTATTTGCCACAGTTGACCCTGTGTTTTCCCGTCACCTCGGGTGACAAAAAAAAGCCGCACACCCAAACTACCTCCTCCACGTAAACCCACAACAATGGCTTGAATAAAatccaaaaaaaaaaaatttATAGAGAAAATTGTTCTCTACAAGATTTTGTTTTTGTAGGCTCCGGAATCTTGTTGGTGTTGAGTAAGATAACCTGGAAGATCGCTATGGGTGGTGGTGTTCCTGAACTTTTGCTAGGGCTTTTTTTGACTATAGGGTGTGCGGCTTTTATTGGCACCCGAGTACCCGTCAATCGCTGGTTTAGAACGTTAGACACGGCCCAGAAATCAGCAGGATCTTAGCCGAAAGCGGGTCAACCTGTCCCGCAAGCTCTTCCGTCCCCGCGACAAAAATCTCGCAGCCTCACCTTCTGCATTACCAACCAGAGCGGCGCAGGGGAGTTTGATTTCAGCCTATCAGATTTTAAGGTTATTGCGACGCGTTATTCAAGATGAATGAAGGAAGCACACATGAGAGGTAACATTACATGCCATGCTCTAGGATCTCGGGCAATCCATTCTTAGCCATGCTAGGTAATCCTACAGGAATCTCTAGACCGGCCCACCGGGCGCAATCATCCGAAATCATCCTATTGTTCTAATCACATGCGGAAATTGTCTATTGCTACGGAGATCAATACGCGTTTGGTCACATCCATCATCACCATAACACAGCAGAATACGCAGGTAAGCATGCAAGGAGAACTTCGATACGAATTAGCTTCATGCGCATGCAATACTCGCAGGCCAATCACCGTTGCATGTGCGCCACATACAAGCCATGGCTTATTACCAAAATCGCCGGTAAGCGTGCGTCTACCGGAACATGCACATCGAAGCGCGTTGCATTCTCCGAACTCAATCCTCCTGACCCAGGGCACCTCGAAAGACCATGCAGCTGTGCCACACGACCGCATCTCTCCTGAATCGCCATGCATACAAGCTCTTTCCAGACCCGGATCTCGCCCCAAATACTACGGCAAGTGGTCCAATGCCCCGTTCTTGCCTTCAACACTTATTTCCGATCGTTACTCATGCCTTCGTTGCTCGGACTTTAGTTGCATGGTCATCTTTCGATGAGGCTCAGACGGGTAAAGTGGGTGTGATAAGGCCTGCAGTGAGGCACGAATAAAGCTTGATGCCCTCGACAGTCACAGTCACCAGCCAGGGACAATAAGCTTTCGCCTTCAATCAATCCGAAACACAAAGCTGCCAATCTCAACCTCAGCCGCCAAAATGGTCAACCTTTCCATTCTCGTTTCTTCGCTGTACTTGGCTTCGTCAGCAGTAGCCGCGGCTCTCCCTGCCTCTGCTCCAAAGACGTGCAAGAACCCCATTGTACGAAAAGAATGGTAAGTCAATCACACGAATGAATCATCTCGGACTCTGCTGACCATTGTCCTTCTGCAGGAAGCAACTATCTATTCCCCAGAAGAGGGCGTATATTGATGCAGTCCTCTGCCTAGCATCAAAGCCAGCCATCTCTGGCATCGAGGGAGCCATAAACCGTTTCGACGACTTCCAAGCCGTACACAGTAGCCAAACTCCCGACATCCACTGGGTCGGTCACTTCACTCTCTGGCACCGCTATTTCATCAATACTTATGAAGAGGCTCTTAGGCAAGAGTGCGGTTACACTGGTGCTCAACCCTACTGGAACTGGTCTCTAGATGCTGAACCTCAGAATCCCACCTCAACACGCATCTTTGACTCTGAGATCTGGCAAGCAGACACTGGATTCGGTGGCAACGGCAACAAGGTTGAACCCACTAATGAAACAAACCCCTTCGGCATCGTTGGCGGAACAGGAGGTGGTTGCGTACAAAATGGACCTTTCACAGCCGATAAGTTCTCAGTCAACTTCCCCACTCCCCACTGTCTCAAGCGCGATTTTGTCCCTACTCTGATCAACGTCTGGGCCGATCAGAAGCTCGTCAACAAAGTCCTCGCCCAGAAGGACTACACTGGCTTTGCCAGGGTCGTTGAAGGCGAGGCTAGCTTCGCCGTTCCCAACATCCACGGAAGCGGTCACTTCGGTGTTGGAGGTGCTCTCGGACAGGCTGGTGATGCGAACAACAGCCCCGGCGAGCCGATTTTCTACCTCCACCATGGCAACATCGACCACATCTTCTGGATGTGGCAACAGAAGGATCTCAAAACCCGCCTGCACCAGGTTGGTGGCCCGATTATTCCTTTCGACTACAGTGGTAAAAATGTCACCCTTGACTTTGAAGTTGGTCTTGGTAAGCTTGCGCCTACTGTTCAGCTTAGGGATTTGTTAGATACTCAGGGAAGCACTCTGTGCTACACCTACTAGAAAGGTGCACATATCTTGCATCCGTATTAATACACCCTAATGTTCACATGCATGTGTCTATCTTTCTCCCTAGTGAAGAAATTGTTGAATGAAACCAGTCACGCCAGATCTAGCTTGCCCTTGCGCTCATAGATCTCGGCTACCATATCTTCTCACCATGACCCGGCATTGGGATCGATTTGCGTAATGTCAGACACGTCCAAACCCGCTGCTTCTGATGGCCCGTGGCGTACATCGAGCCAGTCCCATATGTACTGTACAGTACGCCATACTGGCGGAACGTTCTAGTGCCACTAGTTTGTGCGATATGAAAGCCATTTTACACGAGATGACTCACTTCTCTCGTCCCATGACAAAGCTCTTCAAACCTTGTCCAGACTATATCACAGTGCTGTGGTTCCACTGCAACTATTGCGGCCACGAATACGCGCCCTTGCGCATGATTTCGAGTAAAGAAAGGGCCAGAAGTAGACATACGGATGACGATCTGTAGTAGTTGGTCAATAATTAGCTGAACGTGTGGATAACTCCTCGATTTTCTCATGAGACGACAGTAAAGATAGACCTGCGCCGCTGCCAGATAACTCTCCGCTAGGAGCTCAGTCGTCTTGACAGCAGTGGAGACCTTGCCGTCTTCGTCCAGTTCGCAGGAATCCAGAAGAGCTTGACGGCTGGGGTAACCGTCTGACAGATCGGAATGATGTTTGAAGTTCTGTAGGCGCTCTCCAATAACCCTGTCTAGATTGCGTGCTGCAACCCTATTCGACTCCTAAGGAGTATTTAGTAGTCTACTGAGGAACTCGATCAAGTGAGGTGTGTACCATATATAGATTGGTTGAGAGATAGGTTATTTGCGCAAAAGTGTGCAGGAGCTTCGGGCTGAGTGCAGTACTGCCTACAATCTTGTGCTGCTCACGTTCGTCTCCCTCTAGCAGCCAGGTAAAAGAGCACTCCGCCTGAATATCATATAGTGGACAAGCTATAGCGCTCATGATGTTGAATTAGGCGAGCCTGTTCCCCAGCGTAATGCGAGCTCTGGAGCACTGTACATTGCTAGCCGAATGGTAATTGTAAAGTAGATCTGACATCTCCAGAACCTTTTCGGCAAGCTGAGTAGCTTTGTATCAGGGTGGGCACTCGTTACCGGAGTTAGTAGCCTCCCAGTTGACATTTTGTCGAATGCCAGGTGTCATGAGGGTAGTTTGGCGCAATTCTATTCCAAATAGACAAAGCACGTAAGCTGCGAGACAGCCACAGTGGGTATGTCATTAGAGATTTGTCGACGGCAGTATGGAACGCCATTCACATTGTTGTAGCGTTGAATAAATTGAGCTTGCGCATACCGTAAGAGCAGGAAAAGGACATAATGCCACGCGACCATGACGAACGAGCTGTGGTGATGCGAGTGCCACGAAAGAGTGAACGCCTTGCCAATAGTATGAATATCCTAAAACTATTCAAGACACGGTGAATGCATGTGTGTTGTGTGAGTTCAGGCTGGGTCAAGTCCGAATGGCATCACCTACCTTGTCTTTCTAAGCTACGCTATCATAGATTAGAGTGAGTATAACGGCGCTTTATTCGGGCGGACGTTCAGTCTAATATCGGTATCTAGCTAGTGTACAGTCACCACAAGGTTCAAAATGTCCTAAGTGCACGTGAGCGCTTATAATATGCGATTTTTTCCAGCCTCTTGATTATAACCAACAGCCTACCCGCCTCTCCCGCATGTCTTACCTCATTTTAATTGTGCTCCATCCTTTCCAACTTCCTGCTCAGCACGTTCACACTGCTATGGAGTTTGGTAGCGTTAAGACCAAAATGATTTCCGCGTTTCGCCGCCTACGCTGGTCGGTCTTCGAGGCCGTGTCAAATGTTCATGTTGTGGAAGATCTAGACAGCCCGCAGCCGGAGCTGTTTCCCTTCCTTGATCACCAAATCGCAGGAGAACCAGCAACCAAGATTCCGCCACGGGAAATGTTTATTTATATCAATATCCTAATAGCATAAAAGACACCTGATTACAAGAGACCAGAAAGCTTAATCGTGTACAGAGCAGATGGCGGTGCAATTACCATAGGTGATATTCTTAAGCAGCTCTTGGGCTACATCATCGACAATAAAGATGATATCCTTGAAGCCACCGCGCCTTTCCTGAGCGTGTGGACGCAGAACGCAGGGGATGGAACGAATGTTACCAATATCCCAGCTCTCAGGCACTACGACATCTCTGACAACACACGAGCTTTTTTCAACGGCTTTACCAGTGAAATCACGGTTGACGACGCAGGTATCAATGTCGACCTCTAGGTGGAAGGGCAGTTTGGGGAGACTATCGACGATTTCTGGAAAAATGGGCCTTTGGAAGAGGATCTGTTGATGGAAGTGTGACATGGGCCAGGCACAGATATCAATTTAGCATAACTAGATCCTGCGTCTTTCCTATACAGGGGGCCAAGACCCTCAAAATACATTTCAAACGGGTCAGTCATCCGCAGTTTCGAGATCTTCCTTTCTCTAGTAACCCCGAGTAGGTGACAAGTTTTCTTAGAAAATAGTACAAGCTTTGTGCACCTTGGCGGCACGCCTTACCGGTGTAGGGGTAATCGAACCGACCCGCGTCTAGGCCCAGGATAATCGGACGTTGCAATTATCCAACAACCCCCTGCATGGGCTTATACAAACAATGTATAAAATTAAGGGCATGTTTTAACAATTTTGCCCCAACGCTAAAGCACAATGCTCTTTCTGTTGCTATCAGTAGCTTTTGCGGCTATTGTTTGCCTTTTCATTACTGTTTGTGTAGCTGTAGGTGACATTGTGTGTTAATACACTGCCCCAACACCGTCGtctgttaactactataCTTGCACGCGATTCTCTGAGTACTATAGTATCTCACTTAACAAGTTCGTTAATCTAAATCCGTCTATTAATCGCAATTGCAAGACCATCAAGCCTAATACAGGATACTGCGTAGCAGGATATGAGTTCTTTTTCGTGTGCACAGACTGGCAGAACCAGTCATCAACTTCCTTGTTTCCTCGGACAGTTTGTGCGGTCCGCAGCATAGCGGTACCTCCTGTCTAGGCACCAATAAGTAATGTTGCAACGCAGGGACGTGGAAGTGTAGTAACACAGAGTACATTTTCATCTGCCTAAGAAAATAAACATGCTAACGTATTGCGGCGCAGTTAATACGTGTTACAAAAGAGCGTGTATAGGAAACCCAAACCTATACCCTCTTAATAGTAAGCGCGGGCTGAAGAACGGCGACAAGATCTGTGCTAGAAAATAGGGCGACTGCTGTGACTACAATGGTGTGTGCGGATCAGGGACCAACTTTTGCTCCGCAACAAAAAGAGGTATTAAATTTATCTAGTTTTACACTTGTATATGCTTAGTAGCAAGCTCCCTATATTTAGTAACTAGCTCGCTGTAGGGTACGTTGCAATTCCTAAATAATCTGCTTACTATTTAATTAACAACTAACTAAAAAACGCTCCTACGTAGATGACAGGGTTACTATTAGTTAAGCATAATCTCCCTCCATTGAGCTGTCCGCATGAAAGCCTCTTTGAAAACTTTGCCTAATCCTACTCGTTCCCATTTCTCCTCCTTTCGCTCAATAAGCAGAACGTAGAACACGTCCCACTCAGACTCGTGTCGTTCTTTAGGTATGTAGTATGTCCACAACTCGCACTCTAGCAGGCTAAAGGCTTTTGCTTCTGAGATAGCAATAAACTCCTGCTGCGCGTATCTGCACTTCTTGACCCATTTTTTGTTGAGGACAACAGAGCCACACCAGTCGCCGTTGTCGTCCGCAATACTGCATCTTTCAAGCCCTGGGTGTAGGTTTGCCTCAGCGGGCGCGTCCTTGGC
The Ascochyta rabiei chromosome 9, complete sequence DNA segment above includes these coding regions:
- a CDS encoding Tyrosinase; the encoded protein is MVNLSILVSSLYLASSAVAAALPASAPKTCKNPIVRKEWKQLSIPQKRAYIDAVLCLASKPAISGIEGAINRFDDFQAVHSSQTPDIHWVGHFTLWHRYFINTYEEALRQECGYTGAQPYWNWSLDAEPQNPTSTRIFDSEIWQADTGFGGNGNKVEPTNETNPFGIVGGTGGGCVQNGPFTADKFSVNFPTPHCLKRDFVPTLINVWADQKLVNKVLAQKDYTGFARVVEGEASFAVPNIHGSGHFGVGGALGQAGDANNSPGEPIFYLHHGNIDHIFWMWQQKDLKTRLHQVGGPIIPFDYSGKNVTLDFEVGLGKLAPTVQLRDLLDTQGSTLCYTY